In a genomic window of Meleagris gallopavo isolate NT-WF06-2002-E0010 breed Aviagen turkey brand Nicholas breeding stock chromosome 1, Turkey_5.1, whole genome shotgun sequence:
- the LOC104911997 gene encoding diacylglycerol kinase iota-like produces the protein MTDSETGETALHKAACQRHRAICQLLVDAGASLRKTDSKGKTPRDRAQQAGDPDLASYLESRQNYQMVPHEDLETAV, from the exons ATGACAGACAGTGAAAC GGGTGAGACAGCATTACATAAAGCGGCCTGCCAGCGCCATCGTGCCATCTGCCAGCTCCTGGTGGATGCGGGAGCCTCGCTGAGAAAGACGGACTCCAAG gGTAAGACTCCTCGTGACAGGGCTCAGCAAGCTGGTGATCCAGATCTGGCCTCCTATCTGGAAAGTCGACAGAATTACCAAATGGTTCCCCATGAAGATTTAGAAACAGCAGTCTGA